One segment of Laspinema palackyanum D2c DNA contains the following:
- a CDS encoding phosphoglucomutase/phosphomannomutase family protein, which yields MSSAPISLPVNGSPIKFGTDGWRGVIAADFTFERVVRVAAIAAQVLEEVYGPSTGSRTIIVGFDRRFMAETFAQAAAESIQSVGYDVMLSETYAPTPAFSWLAHQRKALGAIVLTASHNPAAYLGLKVKGAFGGSVPPEVTQRIEAQLAKENPLGSASPSPGKLETFNIWPSYCEMLRSMVDIARIKEAVAQGQLTVFVDAMHGAGATGLGKILEVPVQEINSDRDPLFDGGAPEPLPRYLSSLFRQMRTHRRSVNPGLSVGFVFDGDADRIAAVDGDGTFLSSQILIPVLIEHLAKRRGFMGAVIKTVSGSDLIPRVAKLYDRPLMETPIGFKYIADRMLENRVLIGGEESGGIGYGTHVPERDALLSSLYLLEAIVHSGLELGTLYRRAQDQADYHFSYDRIDLPLRSMAVADRLREQLKTTTLKEIAGQSVVDCLTIDGYKFRLSDDSWLLIRFSGTEPVLRLYCEAPTLAQVRDTLAWAKQWAEGV from the coding sequence ATGAGTTCTGCACCCATCTCTCTCCCGGTGAATGGTAGCCCGATTAAGTTTGGGACCGATGGTTGGCGTGGTGTGATTGCCGCTGATTTTACCTTTGAGCGGGTGGTCCGGGTGGCGGCGATCGCCGCCCAGGTTTTAGAGGAAGTTTACGGACCCTCCACGGGAAGCCGAACCATTATCGTCGGGTTCGATCGCCGTTTTATGGCGGAAACCTTTGCCCAAGCAGCGGCAGAGTCCATCCAATCTGTCGGGTATGACGTCATGCTCTCGGAAACCTACGCCCCAACCCCCGCCTTTAGTTGGTTAGCCCACCAACGCAAGGCCCTCGGCGCAATTGTCTTAACCGCTTCCCATAATCCAGCAGCCTACCTCGGCTTAAAAGTCAAGGGCGCATTTGGAGGTTCAGTCCCTCCGGAAGTCACCCAACGGATCGAAGCGCAACTGGCAAAAGAAAACCCTCTAGGGTCTGCTTCCCCTTCTCCAGGAAAATTAGAGACGTTCAATATCTGGCCGAGTTACTGCGAAATGCTGCGCTCAATGGTGGATATTGCTCGGATTAAAGAGGCAGTCGCCCAAGGTCAACTCACGGTATTTGTTGATGCCATGCATGGGGCGGGTGCGACCGGATTGGGTAAAATCCTGGAGGTCCCCGTACAGGAAATCAACAGCGATCGCGACCCCCTCTTTGATGGCGGTGCCCCAGAACCCCTGCCGCGCTACCTCTCCTCCCTCTTCCGCCAGATGCGAACTCACCGGCGATCGGTCAACCCTGGTTTATCCGTCGGATTTGTCTTCGATGGCGATGCCGATCGCATTGCTGCCGTCGATGGCGATGGCACCTTCCTCAGTTCCCAAATCTTGATCCCCGTCTTAATCGAACATCTGGCGAAACGGCGCGGATTTATGGGGGCCGTGATCAAAACCGTCAGCGGTTCCGACCTAATTCCCCGAGTCGCCAAATTGTACGACCGGCCCCTGATGGAAACCCCGATCGGCTTCAAATATATCGCTGATCGGATGCTGGAAAATCGCGTCCTGATTGGCGGCGAAGAGTCTGGCGGCATTGGATATGGCACCCATGTCCCAGAACGGGATGCCTTGCTTTCCTCCCTGTACCTCCTAGAGGCGATCGTTCACTCCGGCTTAGAATTAGGCACCCTCTATCGTCGCGCTCAGGACCAAGCTGACTATCACTTCAGCTATGACCGCATCGATTTACCCCTGCGTAGTATGGCCGTGGCCGATCGCCTGCGAGAACAACTCAAAACCACCACCTTGAAGGAAATCGCCGGTCAATCTGTAGTGGATTGTCTAACCATTGATGGCTACAAATTCCGCTTAAGCGATGACAGTTGGCTGCTGATTCGGTTTAGTGGGACTGAACCCGTTTTGCGACTCTATTGCGAAGCGCCTACCCTGGCCCAAGTCCGTGATACCTTAGCTTGGGCCAAACAATGGGCCGAGGGGGTTTAG
- the rdgB gene encoding RdgB/HAM1 family non-canonical purine NTP pyrophosphatase yields the protein MTLESQPETQKTLVVATSNPGKLEEMEAYLGDLGWELQLKPPEIDVEETGETFMENAVLKASEVAIATGQWAIADDSGLAVDALDGSPGIFSARYGATDQERIERLLFELGSELNREAQFVCAIAIARPDGSIALQAEGICPGRILHRPRGNNGFGYDPIFYHPEQRQSFAEMDPETKKRLSHRGLAFKILLPELATLDFS from the coding sequence ATGACTTTAGAATCACAACCTGAAACGCAAAAAACCTTGGTGGTTGCCACGAGCAATCCCGGTAAGCTGGAAGAAATGGAGGCCTATTTGGGAGACTTGGGCTGGGAATTGCAGCTCAAACCCCCGGAAATCGACGTGGAGGAGACCGGCGAGACCTTTATGGAGAATGCAGTGCTTAAGGCGTCGGAGGTGGCGATCGCGACGGGACAATGGGCGATCGCTGATGATTCCGGGTTGGCTGTAGATGCTCTCGATGGCAGTCCCGGAATTTTTTCCGCTCGCTATGGTGCAACGGATCAGGAGCGGATTGAGCGCCTGCTGTTTGAGTTAGGCAGTGAACTGAATCGAGAGGCCCAGTTTGTCTGTGCAATCGCGATCGCCCGTCCCGATGGTTCCATTGCCTTACAAGCTGAAGGCATTTGTCCGGGCCGGATCCTCCACCGTCCCCGGGGAAATAACGGGTTTGGTTACGATCCAATTTTTTACCACCCCGAACAGCGTCAGTCCTTTGCGGAAATGGACCCCGAGACTAAAAAACGGCTGAGTCATCGCGGTCTGGCCTTTAAGATTCTCCTGCCTGAATTAGCTACCCTAGATTTTTCATAA
- a CDS encoding P-II family nitrogen regulator has product MKKVEAIIRPFKLDEVKIALVNAGVVGMTVSEVRGFGRQKGQTERYRGSEYTVEFLQKLKVEIVVDDDMVDLVVDKVVAAARTGEIGDGKIFISSVDEIVRIRTGEKNLEAI; this is encoded by the coding sequence TTGAAAAAGGTAGAAGCCATTATTCGGCCATTTAAACTCGACGAAGTAAAAATCGCCTTAGTTAACGCAGGCGTAGTAGGGATGACTGTTTCAGAAGTCCGAGGGTTCGGACGGCAAAAAGGTCAAACTGAACGGTATCGCGGTTCTGAGTACACCGTAGAATTTTTGCAAAAACTCAAAGTGGAGATTGTCGTCGATGACGACATGGTGGATCTCGTGGTGGACAAAGTGGTTGCTGCCGCTAGAACTGGCGAAATTGGGGACGGTAAAATTTTCATCTCCTCTGTGGATGAAATCGTCCGGATTCGCACCGGAGAAAAGAACCTGGAAGCCATTTAG
- the psb28 gene encoding photosystem II reaction center protein Psb28, with protein MQERSQTLEWVNIQSDRPDKNATIRETFRRVRLVSVSIQFIKGLDEELGGISLRKGRNSGTKTVVLFFERVQAMEKGRSFINKIETLNLYDEEGEITVIPNGMKFQFVDDDNLSQAECSFEVTSDESWERVMRFLHRYADAHGFEFQEPKV; from the coding sequence GTGCAAGAGAGAAGTCAAACCCTAGAGTGGGTAAATATTCAGAGCGATCGCCCCGATAAAAATGCTACGATAAGGGAGACGTTTAGGCGGGTGCGACTCGTGAGTGTCTCCATACAATTTATCAAGGGATTAGATGAGGAACTCGGCGGAATTAGTCTGCGAAAAGGCCGAAACTCGGGAACGAAAACCGTAGTATTGTTCTTTGAACGGGTTCAGGCTATGGAAAAAGGCCGAAGTTTTATTAATAAAATAGAAACCTTAAATTTGTATGATGAAGAAGGGGAAATTACAGTCATTCCCAATGGCATGAAATTTCAATTTGTGGATGATGACAATCTCTCCCAAGCTGAATGTTCGTTTGAGGTGACTTCGGATGAATCCTGGGAACGGGTGATGAGATTTTTGCACCGATATGCCGATGCGCATGGGTTTGAATTCCAAGAACCCAAAGTCTAG